In Candidatus Thermoplasmatota archaeon, the genomic stretch TTCAGGGTATATCGGTTTGTTTACAGGTATAGGCGGAGGTGCAGAGGATATTATTATTCCTGAGACAACAACCGACATCAATGCGATCTGCCGGCAGCTTGAACTCGGTCGTAAACGAGGTAAAAAAAGTAGTATAATTGTTGTAGCTGAAGGCGGCGCTGTAGGAAACGCGATGACCGTAAAACAAGAAATTGAAAAGTATGCTGATTGGGATATTAAAGTGTCGATTCTTGGCCATATTCAACGAGGAGGGAGCCCTACTGCGTTTGACCGAGTACTTGCGAGTCGACTTGGATATGAAGCAGTGTTAGCTCTTCTTCGCGGTGAATCTGATAAAATGGTTGGAATGGTCAATAATGGTGTTATATTAACGCCGCTTCAAGATACCTGGATGAAGAAAAAGTCATTAGATATGGACTATATCCGTATGGCAAAGATTCTTGCAACCTGAGACGTTGATTTTAGATATTACTGTTGAATATCTTTTGTGCTTTCTCTTGTGCCTCCTGGAAAGCATATCCTTGCCGAAGAAGTGCAAAGTAGAATGCGTCGCAGTAGAGTTTTTTTAATTCTTCGTTAAGATTGATCATGATTTATTATTATCTTTATTTGTATATAAATAATCTGATTTTGTTTGGAAAAAACCAAACAAACAAAAAAATGTGAATTTAAATTTTATAACCGCTGCAGGATTTGACGTTCAAGTGTTTTAAGTTTTTTTTCCATGATCGGGTGATAACGAAATGAAAAATCATAGATAACGTCTTTGAGAAACAGCGGTTCTGGTGGTGCTAAGCCAAAGTCACTGCGAATGGTCGGATTGGATAATGCATCAAGTATTTGTTCTTTGGTTGTTTTTCCTGAGCTCAATCGTTGAATTGCTGAGATGATCCGTCTGATCTGATTCCAAAGAAATGTCTGAGCATAAAAATCGATCACATAAAAACGATCATAGGTTGAAATGAGGATATTGTTGATGGTTCGTATCGGGGTTTTTCCCGGATCAAGCCGAGCGAAGTTTTTGAAATTATGGGTTCCTGTGAAGAGTTCCGCTGCTGAGAGTAGCACAGATAAATCATTGTTTTTTTTTGAAAGGTAATATCGATATATTCGTAACTGTGCATGTCGTGGATAAAATTCTTGGTGAACACAAGCGATACCGTACATAATGAGAGAATCTGTCGACAAAGCAGGTAAGTGCTTGTCAATTTCCTCATATGACGTTGATGTTGTGATTGCGATTACATTGCCAAGTGCTGACACGTTTTTGTCAGTTCTGCTTGCT encodes the following:
- the truA gene encoding tRNA pseudouridine(38-40) synthase TruA, with product MRIAFKIAYNGQHFDGYARQPGKTTVEGELISRLTTHGIIHDPRENQFRSASRTDKNVSALGNVIAITTSTSYEEIDKHLPALSTDSLIMYGIACVHQEFYPRHAQLRIYRYYLSKKNNDLSVLLSAAELFTGTHNFKNFARLDPGKTPIRTINNILISTYDRFYVIDFYAQTFLWNQIRRIISAIQRLSSGKTTKEQILDALSNPTIRSDFGLAPPEPLFLKDVIYDFSFRYHPIMEKKLKTLERQILQRL